The region GGTCCAAGGCTAATATCTTGGAAAGGTAGTCCGTTTCAATATTGGGTTTTGAAGTCAATTCGGTCACATCCTTTTGATTATCTATTTCTATCTTACTACATAAATGTTCCAAGCAGTGAAATTTTTTCAGCGGTTCCTGTTATTGTATCAGCGGGTTTCACACTTCTATCAGCGGTTTCCACGCTTCTATCAGCGATCTTGGTCATTCTATCAGCGGTTTCCACACCTTTATCAGCGATTTTCGTGCTTATATCAGCGATCCCCAAATTTTAGGTACCCCTCGCGCCCCGCAGCATCTCCCATCACCCAAACCAAACAAAAAAATACACCCTAACAAGAGGATGTATTTTCACAACTGCAATTATTGCTCAATTGCTTTATCTTTTACGTCATCTGGTACTTCGATTGGGTCTACTTTATTGATGTTGGAGTAGTCAGCTTTGACATTTTGTACGATATTCATTTCTTCGTCTTCAGCTTTCATGCTCATATCCATATCCATATCGAGTGATTTGATATCGTATGATTCCTTATCAATGGTGTATTCCATCGACATGCTGTTTATCTTCATATTGTCCAAAACTTCCTGGCCTTCGTCACCTAATTCTTGTTGCAATTCTTCTGGCAGGTTTTCCTGGATCATCTTTTGCATTAATTCGTTAAATTTCTCACCGTTCGCATCCAATTTTAAAATAAATGCATCATCGTTTTGCTCAAATGACATATCATCGGTATAATCTTTTATCATTTTTAATTGCTCGGACGGGTCTGGCTGCTGGCCGGCCATTTGTTCAACCATATCCATGGAAGCACCATCCATTTTAACCCAGTCACCGATTTGATCACTGTATAGGTACATGCCGTCGTCAACCATGTAAATTTCCATATCCATGTCCGGAAGTTCTTCATCGGTTCCATCCATTTCCATTTTGGTTACGCCTTTCATATACATAGCCATAGGATCCATTGTCATTTTTGTATCATAATTGCTGTTTGTGTCCATGGCAACGGGCTCATCGCCACTTGCTTCAATATGTTGCTGCAAATCCATCGTGACTTCTGCACTCTTCATGTCCTCGGAGGCATCCAAAGCCTTTTGATATA is a window of Lentibacillus daqui DNA encoding:
- a CDS encoding DUF6612 family protein yields the protein MKKWFLILVAGVMALVLAACNETAEPTEGASKEKESKLTAEEVYQKALDASEDMKSAEVTMDLQQHIEASGDEPVAMDTNSNYDTKMTMDPMAMYMKGVTKMEMDGTDEELPDMDMEIYMVDDGMYLYSDQIGDWVKMDGASMDMVEQMAGQQPDPSEQLKMIKDYTDDMSFEQNDDAFILKLDANGEKFNELMQKMIQENLPEELQQELGDEGQEVLDNMKINSMSMEYTIDKESYDIKSLDMDMDMSMKAEDEEMNIVQNVKADYSNINKVDPIEVPDDVKDKAIEQ